One genomic window of Monodelphis domestica isolate mMonDom1 chromosome 1, mMonDom1.pri, whole genome shotgun sequence includes the following:
- the LOC100010459 gene encoding olfactory receptor 2D2-like, whose amino-acid sequence MSQMNQTWITEFLLLGLSDDSQTQLLLFVLFLVIYLVTVLGNLLLITLVLTDSQLHTPMYFFLCNLSTADLFFSTSIVPQALFNLSRRKVISFIGCAAQILLFLLFGCTECALLAVMSYDRYLAICDPMHYPLIMTWRVCGYMALGCWTTGILVSLVDTTFTLRLPYQGDNRIAHFFCEPPAMLALASADIHSAETALFLMGVVILLAPLSLILVSYGSILMTVIRMKTTSGRLKAFSTCGSHLLVVILFYGSGIISYMTPKSAKLLGKLVSMFYSVITPMLNPLIYSLKNKDVKKALRGVSIKRLFVKL is encoded by the coding sequence ATGAGCCAGATGAACCAGACCTGGATTACAGAATTTCTCCTCTTGGGTCTCTCTGATGATTCTCAGACGCAACTGCTACTCTTTGTATTGTTCCTGGTGATCTACTTGGTTACTGTGCTTGGAAATCTACTCCTCATCACCCTGGTTCTGACTGACTCACAGCTCCATACACCCATGTATTTTTTCCTGTGCAACTTGTCTACAGCTGACCTTTTCTTTTCTACCTCCATTGTTCCCCAAGCCCTGTTTAACTTGTCTAGGAGGAAGGTAATTTCCTTCATAGGATGTGCAGCTCAGATTCTTCTATTCCTCCTTTTTGGGTGTACAGAATGTGCACTGTTAGCTGTGATGTCCTATGACCGGTACTTGGCAATATGTGATCCCATGCACTACCCTCTCATCATGACATGGAGAGTATGTGGCTACATGGCTTTGGGGTGCTGGACTACTGGTATTCTAGTGTCCTTGGTGGACACAACTTTTACACTAAGGCTCCCTTATCAAGGAGACAATAGGATTGCTCATTTCTTTTGTGAACCCCCAGCAATGTTGGCCCTGGCATCTGCAGATATCCACAGTGCAGAGACAGCTCTTTTCCTTATGGGTGTAGTGATCCTTCTTGCACCTCTATCCCTGATCTTGGTCTCCTATGGCTCTATATTAATGACTGTGATCAGGATGAAGACAACCTCAGGGAGACTTAAAGCATTTTCTACATGTGGCTCCCATCTTCTTGTAGTCATCCTTTTTTATGGATCAGGAATAATCTCTTACATGACGCCCAAGTCTGCTAAATTGCTGGGGAAGCTGGTATCAATGTTTTATTCAGTGATAACACCAATGCTCAACCCTCTGATCTACAGCCTGAAGAACAAAGATGTGAAGAAAGCACTCAGGGGTGTGTCTATCAAGAGGTTATTCGTTAAACTCTGA